From the Limosilactobacillus panis genome, one window contains:
- a CDS encoding glutamate-5-semialdehyde dehydrogenase codes for MDAKLITIGQQAKAAANQVALLDTTTKNKALLAMATALEEKQKQIIAANKEDLTAAVDMPKKFTDRLMINAQRITDMANGLRNVARLADPTAKIDKGWITADGLQILQRRVPLGVIGIIFEARPNVTVDATGLTFKSGNAVILRGGKEAIRTNTALVNVLREALKAKHLPENAVQLVEDTSHEQAQEMMNMTDYIDVLIPRGGRELIQRVVKTATVPVIETGAGNCHVYVDKDASLEMATNITVNAKVQRPSVCNAAEKILVHRDVAAKYLPTLAKALTDHGVQLRGDEVAQEIVPGMQAATEKDWDTEYNDLIMAVKVVDSLDDAVSHINKHSTHHSEVIITDSLSRGQDFQRRINSACVYVNASTRFTDGGMFGFGAEIGISTQKLHARGPMGLDQLTTIKYEITGNGQVRH; via the coding sequence ATGGATGCAAAGTTAATTACAATTGGTCAACAGGCAAAAGCAGCGGCAAATCAAGTAGCCCTGCTGGATACAACCACGAAAAATAAGGCGCTGCTGGCAATGGCAACAGCCCTAGAAGAAAAGCAGAAACAGATTATTGCTGCTAATAAGGAGGACCTTACTGCAGCGGTCGATATGCCGAAGAAATTTACTGATCGGTTGATGATCAATGCCCAGCGAATTACCGACATGGCAAACGGCCTCCGTAACGTTGCCCGACTGGCCGACCCAACTGCCAAGATTGATAAGGGCTGGATCACTGCTGATGGACTGCAAATATTACAACGGCGGGTTCCCCTCGGTGTCATTGGGATCATCTTCGAGGCCCGGCCAAACGTCACGGTCGACGCAACTGGGCTAACATTTAAGAGCGGCAACGCGGTCATCTTACGGGGTGGCAAGGAAGCCATTCGAACAAACACCGCCCTCGTGAACGTCTTAAGGGAGGCCCTAAAGGCAAAACACCTTCCAGAAAATGCCGTTCAACTTGTTGAAGACACGAGCCACGAACAGGCCCAGGAAATGATGAATATGACCGATTACATTGATGTCTTGATTCCTCGGGGAGGCCGGGAACTAATTCAGCGGGTCGTAAAGACCGCGACCGTGCCGGTAATTGAAACCGGAGCGGGGAATTGCCACGTTTATGTCGACAAGGATGCCAGCTTAGAAATGGCCACCAACATTACCGTCAACGCCAAGGTCCAGCGGCCATCCGTCTGCAATGCTGCTGAAAAAATACTGGTTCACCGTGACGTTGCCGCTAAATACTTGCCAACGCTTGCTAAGGCGTTGACTGACCACGGCGTCCAACTCCGGGGGGATGAAGTGGCCCAGGAAATTGTTCCCGGAATGCAAGCCGCCACTGAAAAGGATTGGGACACTGAATACAATGACTTGATCATGGCGGTTAAGGTTGTGGACTCACTTGACGATGCCGTCAGCCATATCAATAAGCACAGTACCCACCACTCCGAAGTTATCATTACCGATAGTCTTTCACGCGGTCAGGACTTCCAGCGGCGAATCAATTCGGCCTGTGTATACGTAAACGCCTCGACCCGCTTCACCGACGGGGGGATGTTTGGCTTTGGTGCTGAAATTGGTATCAGTACCCAAAAGTTGCACGCCCGGGGACCAATGGGGTTAGACCAGTTAACCACTATCAAATACGAAATCACCGGTAATGGCCAGGTTCGCCACTAA
- a CDS encoding GRP family sugar transporter, which produces MSLVDILIALVPAFGLGFQVISMQLIGGKYTNKVMGMAIVTLVVGIAVYFIKQPVLTPALWIGSALSGIGFCIGIILQVKSFSLVGVTMTMPISVGEQLVGTALVGAICFHEWTSVNQWLLGIGALILIVGGIAMTAYHEKSEQGSNVKKGMLYLLISSLGFVAYASFPTAFKLSGWDVVFPQAVAIFVTMVILCAFEKNNQMFGIKTWQNMATGACFAIANLGIIFSNQINGVAVGYTISQLNVIISTLGGLWILHESKTPKETKFTIAGVILVVAGGIMIGITK; this is translated from the coding sequence ATGTCACTAGTAGATATTTTGATTGCCCTGGTGCCGGCGTTTGGCCTTGGATTCCAGGTTATCAGTATGCAATTGATTGGTGGTAAGTACACGAATAAGGTAATGGGGATGGCGATTGTCACCCTGGTTGTCGGGATTGCCGTTTACTTCATTAAGCAACCGGTATTGACACCGGCGCTGTGGATTGGCTCGGCCCTCAGTGGAATTGGTTTCTGTATCGGAATCATCTTACAGGTAAAGAGTTTCTCCCTGGTTGGGGTCACGATGACGATGCCCATCTCTGTCGGTGAGCAATTGGTCGGGACCGCCTTGGTCGGAGCAATTTGCTTCCATGAATGGACGTCGGTTAACCAGTGGCTCCTCGGAATTGGGGCCCTGATTCTGATTGTCGGTGGGATTGCTATGACGGCCTATCACGAGAAGAGTGAGCAGGGGAGCAACGTTAAGAAAGGAATGCTCTACCTCCTGATTTCTTCGCTTGGCTTTGTCGCTTACGCATCCTTCCCAACGGCATTTAAGCTCAGTGGTTGGGACGTTGTTTTCCCACAAGCGGTCGCTATCTTCGTTACCATGGTTATCCTCTGTGCCTTTGAAAAGAATAACCAGATGTTTGGTATCAAGACTTGGCAGAACATGGCAACCGGTGCCTGCTTTGCCATCGCCAACTTGGGGATTATCTTCTCTAACCAGATTAACGGGGTGGCAGTTGGCTACACCATTTCCCAGTTAAACGTTATTATTTCGACCCTTGGTGGCCTCTGGATCCTGCATGAGTCCAAGACCCCAAAGGAAACCAAGTTTACCATTGCCGGTGTTATCCTAGTGGTCGCTGGTGGCATCATGATTGGGATTACCAAGTAA
- the proB gene encoding glutamate 5-kinase, giving the protein MLENVKRVVVKIGTSSLILPNGRTNLKTIDSLAFVLATLNNQGYEVTLVSSGAMGVGLASEGLTQRPHEIADQQALASVGQTELMRIYSQRFLNYQTKVAQLLLTRDVLHFPVSRQHVLNTLGVLLKDHVIPIINENDSVAVDELDHHTTFSDNDELSALVSTRMGADLLIVLSDIDAFYDKDPHKYPDAQPIRHIKEVTPELEKAASGSSTRFGTGGMVTKLHAATTMMKANKKMVLCNGKDPRVIFKVLNGDPVGTRFSK; this is encoded by the coding sequence ATGCTGGAAAACGTGAAACGAGTTGTTGTCAAGATTGGGACGAGTAGTTTGATCCTTCCCAACGGCCGGACAAACCTGAAGACAATTGACTCCTTAGCCTTTGTACTCGCTACTCTTAATAACCAGGGCTATGAAGTCACCCTGGTTTCATCCGGTGCAATGGGGGTGGGCCTAGCTAGTGAAGGCCTTACCCAGCGTCCCCACGAAATTGCTGACCAACAGGCGCTGGCGTCAGTTGGTCAGACCGAATTAATGCGGATTTATTCCCAACGCTTCCTTAATTACCAGACCAAGGTCGCCCAATTGCTGTTAACCAGAGATGTTTTACACTTTCCGGTCAGTCGCCAGCACGTATTGAATACTCTCGGTGTACTTCTAAAGGATCACGTTATTCCAATCATCAATGAAAACGACTCCGTGGCCGTTGACGAACTTGACCACCACACGACCTTCAGTGATAACGATGAGCTTTCCGCCCTTGTCTCTACCCGAATGGGCGCTGACCTCCTGATCGTGCTCTCCGATATCGATGCCTTCTACGATAAGGACCCGCATAAGTATCCTGATGCCCAACCAATCCGGCATATTAAAGAGGTCACGCCCGAATTAGAAAAAGCTGCTAGTGGTTCCAGCACCCGTTTTGGGACCGGTGGAATGGTCACTAAGCTCCATGCGGCTACTACCATGATGAAGGCTAACAAGAAGATGGTCCTATGCAACGGAAAGGACCCCCGCGTAATTTTTAAAGTATTAAATGGTGACCCGGTGGGAACCCGGTTCAGTAAGTAA
- the yjeM gene encoding glutamate/gamma-aminobutyrate family transporter YjeM: MNKNTVGKISLMSLVLMIFSSIYGFSNAQNAYFQMGYASIIWYVLTAILFFAPSSFMFAEYGASFKDAHGGIYSWLRGSIGEKPAFIGSFIWLAAWVVWLVSSTQFFLVSVSTMISGTDKTQTWHLFGLGANETLGILEIIFLFVVTLIASRGINVISRIASICGVFTIGIAVLFVVLSLIIWVMQGGQLAEPLTTTAMVKSPNSSFVSPIAVISFIVYALFAYGGMETTAGLIDSVKKPEKTFPRAVIIATIMMTVIYIITVFVCGVTANWHHLLGKSSVNLANVEYVLIENMGAVFGAKLGLSHAGALLLGKIFAQFTAFTDVFGGLGAAFVMTYSPIKSFIEGCDPRLLPRRLTKLNNVQMPANAMWFQAILVSAIILFISFGGDTAGKFYTVLTDMMNVSSSAPYLFLIGAFPFFKMKKDLDRPFIFYKSMTTTWIVSVIVWLVVAVGILFTCIEPMLEHDYSTAFWTAFGPVFFGLLAWVFYSLAEKRVL, from the coding sequence TTGAATAAAAATACTGTTGGAAAAATTAGCCTGATGAGTTTAGTCTTGATGATCTTCTCATCAATTTACGGCTTTAGTAATGCGCAGAACGCCTATTTTCAAATGGGTTATGCCAGTATTATTTGGTATGTCTTAACGGCGATCCTTTTCTTTGCGCCATCTTCATTCATGTTTGCGGAGTACGGTGCTTCCTTCAAGGATGCCCACGGGGGAATCTATTCCTGGCTTCGGGGGTCAATCGGTGAAAAGCCAGCCTTCATTGGTTCCTTTATCTGGTTAGCTGCCTGGGTGGTTTGGCTGGTTTCCTCGACCCAGTTTTTCCTGGTTTCCGTTTCAACAATGATTTCGGGGACCGATAAAACCCAAACTTGGCACTTGTTTGGGTTAGGCGCAAACGAAACTCTCGGGATTCTGGAAATCATCTTCCTATTTGTTGTTACCCTAATTGCTTCGCGCGGAATTAACGTTATTTCACGAATTGCCTCAATTTGTGGGGTCTTTACCATCGGGATTGCCGTTCTTTTCGTGGTCCTTAGTTTAATTATCTGGGTAATGCAGGGCGGCCAATTGGCCGAGCCCTTGACAACCACGGCAATGGTTAAGTCACCCAACAGTAGTTTTGTATCGCCAATCGCGGTTATTTCCTTCATCGTCTATGCCTTATTTGCTTATGGTGGAATGGAGACGACGGCTGGTTTAATTGACTCCGTTAAAAAGCCGGAAAAGACTTTTCCCCGGGCCGTTATTATTGCGACAATTATGATGACTGTCATTTACATCATTACCGTCTTCGTTTGCGGAGTTACCGCTAACTGGCACCATTTGCTCGGTAAGTCGAGTGTTAACCTGGCCAACGTTGAATATGTTTTGATTGAAAATATGGGGGCCGTCTTTGGCGCTAAGCTGGGGCTCAGCCATGCTGGCGCACTGCTGCTTGGGAAAATCTTTGCTCAGTTTACTGCCTTTACCGATGTCTTCGGCGGACTGGGAGCGGCCTTCGTAATGACTTATTCCCCAATTAAGTCCTTCATTGAAGGGTGTGACCCCCGGCTCTTGCCAAGGAGGTTGACAAAACTCAACAATGTCCAGATGCCGGCTAACGCAATGTGGTTTCAAGCCATCTTAGTCAGCGCCATCATCCTCTTTATTTCTTTTGGTGGTGATACGGCTGGTAAATTTTATACCGTCCTGACCGATATGATGAATGTTTCCTCGTCGGCACCGTATCTGTTCCTGATTGGGGCCTTCCCCTTCTTTAAGATGAAGAAGGACCTTGACCGGCCGTTTATCTTCTACAAGAGCATGACGACCACCTGGATTGTCAGTGTCATTGTCTGGTTAGTTGTGGCAGTCGGGATCCTCTTTACCTGCATTGAACCAATGCTGGAGCATGACTATTCCACGGCCTTCTGGACCGCCTTTGGGCCCGTCTTCTTTGGCTTATTAGCGTGGGTATTTTACAGCTTGGCAGAAAAACGGGTACTTTGA
- a CDS encoding Na+/H+ antiporter NhaC family protein: MKSLKKKNHLEPTFGFGESLTVLIVILCILGFLIIFKQQEPQAPLFIAFTLLAVYGRLRGFKWNTVMDGMRDGLRAGVDPLIIFLSIGVLIATWIFSGTIPTIMYFGFEIISVKFFLPTVFIVCTLVGVACGSSFTTVSTMGIAFIGIGATLKINPGLTSGVIVSGAFCGSNISPLSGTTNLAASVGKISIYEHIKALMITDIPAWAICVVLYTVLGLNSKNVSLSAVHKMMDGLANGFWISGWALLPVLLLIVLAILQVPAIPSLGLGSLFAAALGWFHAPTTSITTITKTIMMGYVSHTGDKTIDTLLSKGGIASMLTSLALIIFALALGGLLIKFNIINAIINHLSGIVKTPGRVTLATAITCIGVNLTVGEHYLAIILPGQSFLHAFDNLGLKRKFLTRILNDAGAAVNAIVPWSVSGVFIVGTLQINPLQFIPWAFFPFLVTILSIITGMFIKAPKQAAAA; the protein is encoded by the coding sequence ATGAAGTCATTAAAGAAAAAGAATCATCTCGAACCCACCTTTGGTTTTGGTGAAAGTCTCACTGTCTTAATTGTTATCTTATGTATCCTTGGTTTCTTAATTATCTTTAAGCAACAGGAACCCCAGGCGCCCCTGTTCATTGCCTTTACCCTTCTTGCCGTTTACGGTCGGCTGCGGGGTTTTAAATGGAACACGGTTATGGACGGGATGCGCGATGGGCTCCGGGCCGGGGTTGACCCGCTGATCATTTTCCTGTCCATCGGGGTCCTCATTGCGACCTGGATTTTCTCGGGGACCATTCCCACGATCATGTACTTCGGCTTTGAGATTATCTCAGTTAAATTTTTCCTGCCAACGGTTTTCATCGTTTGTACCCTGGTCGGCGTTGCCTGTGGTAGTTCCTTCACTACCGTTTCCACAATGGGGATCGCCTTCATTGGGATTGGGGCAACCTTAAAAATCAACCCTGGTTTGACTTCTGGGGTCATCGTCTCCGGAGCCTTCTGTGGATCCAATATTTCACCACTATCCGGAACCACTAACCTCGCAGCCAGCGTTGGTAAAATCAGCATCTACGAACACATCAAAGCTTTAATGATCACTGATATCCCTGCCTGGGCAATCTGCGTTGTCCTCTACACCGTTTTAGGGTTGAACTCTAAAAATGTTAGTCTGTCAGCCGTCCACAAGATGATGGATGGCCTGGCCAACGGCTTCTGGATTTCCGGTTGGGCGCTGTTACCAGTACTACTTTTGATTGTTTTGGCAATTTTGCAAGTTCCCGCAATTCCTTCATTAGGACTTGGTTCCCTCTTCGCCGCAGCATTGGGTTGGTTCCACGCCCCAACGACTAGTATCACTACAATTACTAAGACCATTATGATGGGTTACGTTTCCCACACCGGTGACAAGACCATTGATACCTTGCTTTCCAAAGGTGGCATCGCAAGTATGCTGACTTCTCTGGCATTGATTATCTTTGCCCTGGCCCTTGGTGGTTTGCTCATCAAATTTAACATCATCAACGCTATCATTAACCACCTGTCCGGAATCGTGAAGACTCCTGGTCGGGTAACGTTAGCGACCGCCATCACTTGTATCGGGGTCAACCTGACTGTTGGTGAACACTACCTTGCAATCATCCTCCCTGGTCAGTCATTCTTACACGCCTTTGATAATTTAGGTTTGAAGCGAAAGTTCTTGACGCGGATTCTTAACGATGCCGGGGCCGCGGTCAACGCCATTGTGCCATGGAGTGTTTCCGGCGTGTTCATTGTTGGTACCCTCCAAATCAACCCCCTGCAGTTTATCCCATGGGCCTTCTTCCCATTCCTGGTTACAATTCTTTCAATCATTACGGGGATGTTCATTAAGGCCCCTAAGCAAGCAGCGGCAGCTTAA
- a CDS encoding IS30 family transposase — MSTTILSFQNRVVIETLHNEGRSLRYIANYLGFSKTTVFNELHRLNSEYQAELAQTDFERKVSQRGRKSSLTKNLKHLIEEKIQVQKWSPEQVAHVVGIAYKTVYNWIDQGWLDIQLPDLPDHGIRRHRAKEKRGTFSHGRSIEERPHKVETRQEFGHFEADTVLSGKRKGQAVATFVERKSRLTIVKRLHGRDSRSMTQAVLELASQLQDKLKTLTIDHGKEFANYQAIEQRTGTQVYFAHAYSPHERGSNENCNRVLRRFIPKGQAIEELSDYQLVQINRYLNSRPLKCLNWHTPIEIFLLNLRH, encoded by the coding sequence ATGAGCACCACTATTTTATCATTCCAGAACCGTGTTGTCATTGAAACGCTTCATAATGAAGGACGTTCCTTGCGATACATCGCTAACTACTTAGGCTTTAGTAAAACCACAGTCTTTAACGAACTTCACCGGCTAAATAGTGAGTACCAGGCTGAGCTAGCGCAAACTGACTTTGAACGCAAGGTTAGTCAACGGGGGCGGAAGTCTTCGCTCACTAAAAACCTTAAACACTTGATCGAAGAAAAGATTCAAGTCCAGAAGTGGTCCCCTGAACAAGTTGCCCATGTAGTTGGAATTGCCTACAAGACGGTCTATAACTGGATTGATCAAGGATGGCTTGATATACAGTTGCCCGATTTGCCTGATCATGGGATTCGTCGTCATCGTGCTAAAGAAAAGCGTGGTACGTTCAGTCACGGCCGCTCCATTGAGGAGCGGCCTCATAAAGTCGAAACTCGCCAGGAATTCGGCCACTTTGAAGCTGATACCGTACTTTCTGGCAAACGTAAAGGTCAAGCTGTGGCTACTTTTGTGGAGCGTAAGAGTCGCCTGACAATTGTTAAACGGCTCCATGGTCGCGACAGTCGGTCCATGACTCAAGCCGTACTTGAACTAGCTAGTCAACTTCAAGACAAGCTCAAGACGCTTACCATAGATCATGGTAAAGAGTTCGCTAACTACCAGGCAATTGAGCAGCGAACTGGTACTCAGGTTTACTTTGCCCATGCCTATTCACCGCACGAACGCGGTAGTAATGAGAACTGTAACCGAGTTTTGCGACGGTTTATTCCCAAGGGACAAGCCATTGAAGAACTAAGTGATTACCAACTGGTTCAAATCAATCGGTATCTGAATTCCCGGCCACTTAAATGTCTTAATTGGCATACACCAATCGAGATCTTCCTGCTTAATCTACGTCACTAA
- a CDS encoding multicopper oxidase family protein: MEEEKVINNYFYDEAAYDYHDAGYVPLKEPQTPQQPLNIPGLLKPDKETATDMYYTIVAQTGEVQLLPGKKTQTWGYNGPLLGKTVVFKRGKTIHVHLVNHLPEVTTFHWHGLAIPGPIEDGGCHAPVYPGKSRDVTFKINQPAAFVWLHAHPCPSTAEQVWHGLAGGAIVQDDHEASLPLPRNYGVDDIPIILQDRRFHKDNQWDYRADYDPDGVAGPTPMINGTINPYFDVTTQKVRLRFLDGANRREFRLHFSDDLEFAQIAGDLSLLPHPVKMTKLLITCAERQEIIVDFGKYKPGDVVTLYSDDVPLVHFRIHEFKPDHTTLPQQLFETPDPAVDPDLPVHHVTLDGMDESVAINGKKFKMDRIDYKMPLHKVQIWDIENTNPAPGMIHPYHMHGTAFEVISRDGHAPYPNERGLKDTVAVNPGEHVRIKVWFNVAGVFMYHCHIIEHEDGGMMAQLQVVDPADPNKKYHLMNHMTLMKAFAEERHVPMDQLWLGGMDSYKKMGMEM, from the coding sequence ATGGAAGAAGAAAAAGTTATCAATAACTACTTCTATGATGAAGCAGCTTACGATTATCACGACGCAGGGTACGTTCCGCTGAAAGAACCGCAGACGCCCCAGCAGCCTTTAAATATTCCTGGACTCTTGAAACCGGATAAGGAAACGGCCACGGATATGTATTACACCATCGTGGCCCAGACGGGTGAGGTACAGCTCCTTCCCGGGAAGAAAACGCAGACCTGGGGCTACAATGGTCCCCTGTTGGGCAAGACGGTGGTCTTTAAACGGGGCAAGACGATTCACGTCCACCTGGTCAACCACTTGCCCGAGGTCACAACCTTCCACTGGCACGGCCTTGCTATTCCGGGACCCATCGAGGATGGTGGCTGCCATGCCCCCGTCTATCCTGGTAAGAGTCGGGACGTCACCTTCAAAATTAACCAGCCAGCCGCCTTTGTTTGGCTTCACGCCCACCCGTGTCCATCAACGGCAGAACAGGTTTGGCATGGTCTGGCTGGCGGTGCCATCGTCCAGGACGACCATGAGGCCAGTTTGCCATTGCCACGGAACTACGGGGTTGACGACATTCCAATTATCCTGCAAGACCGTCGCTTTCATAAGGACAACCAGTGGGATTACCGGGCCGACTACGATCCAGATGGCGTCGCGGGACCAACGCCGATGATTAACGGGACAATTAATCCGTACTTTGACGTCACTACCCAAAAGGTCCGGCTTCGTTTCCTCGATGGGGCCAACCGGCGAGAATTTCGGCTGCACTTCAGCGATGATTTGGAATTCGCTCAGATTGCCGGTGACCTAAGTCTTCTGCCGCACCCAGTCAAAATGACCAAGCTGCTGATCACCTGTGCTGAACGACAGGAAATCATCGTTGACTTTGGTAAGTATAAGCCGGGCGATGTGGTCACCCTGTACTCTGACGATGTCCCGCTGGTCCACTTCCGGATTCATGAATTTAAGCCGGACCACACCACGCTTCCGCAACAGCTCTTTGAAACGCCGGACCCAGCAGTTGATCCCGATCTGCCTGTTCACCACGTTACCCTAGATGGGATGGATGAATCCGTAGCGATAAACGGTAAGAAGTTCAAGATGGACCGGATTGACTACAAGATGCCACTGCATAAGGTCCAGATTTGGGACATTGAGAACACCAATCCAGCTCCCGGCATGATTCACCCCTACCACATGCACGGGACGGCCTTTGAAGTGATTTCTCGTGATGGGCATGCTCCCTACCCGAATGAGCGCGGGTTGAAGGATACCGTTGCGGTTAACCCAGGTGAGCATGTTCGAATCAAAGTCTGGTTCAACGTGGCCGGGGTCTTCATGTACCATTGCCATATCATTGAACACGAAGATGGCGGGATGATGGCCCAATTGCAAGTTGTTGATCCAGCCGACCCGAACAAGAAATACCATTTGATGAACCACATGACGCTGATGAAGGCCTTTGCCGAGGAGCGGCACGTACCGATGGACCAGCTTTGGCTCGGTGGGATGGATTCCTATAAGAAGATGGGAATGGAGATGTAG
- a CDS encoding DUF4767 domain-containing protein translates to MKKHRLTHTLAVVLVAGLILSGCTNSSSAKHNEADSSSTSSSATVNNNQSSTPWNSSKDQKLAQFMDDWAPTMNQQYEKYSGHGNIGTKSGMEYPSEFGQTTVNGTNDSIGWAPSGKGPYAYNVVAIYNYDRPGNAATHITYAFAFHDGEPVALVDQSTNGTPDWTPTKNTDVSGNFAKIAAGGSSSF, encoded by the coding sequence ATGAAAAAACATCGTTTAACACATACCCTGGCGGTGGTTCTGGTGGCAGGCCTGATTCTATCCGGTTGCACAAATAGTTCGTCAGCTAAGCACAACGAAGCCGATAGTTCTAGCACCAGTTCATCCGCCACGGTTAACAACAACCAGTCGTCAACACCGTGGAATAGCAGTAAGGATCAAAAGCTGGCCCAGTTTATGGATGACTGGGCACCGACCATGAACCAGCAATACGAGAAATACAGTGGTCACGGAAACATCGGGACAAAGTCAGGGATGGAGTACCCAAGTGAATTTGGCCAAACGACCGTTAATGGCACGAATGATTCAATCGGCTGGGCACCGTCAGGGAAGGGCCCGTACGCATATAACGTCGTCGCCATTTACAACTACGACCGGCCGGGCAACGCGGCAACGCATATTACCTATGCCTTCGCATTTCACGACGGCGAGCCAGTTGCTCTCGTCGACCAAAGTACGAACGGAACTCCCGATTGGACACCAACTAAAAACACTGATGTTTCTGGTAACTTCGCCAAGATCGCCGCGGGCGGTTCCAGCTCATTTTAA
- a CDS encoding Ldh family oxidoreductase, which yields MRVKATVERTYLEAVFDKLGFSKQDSHLLADTLVDADLRGISSHGIQRLAWYRRMIKDGTIIPTKQPKVLRELPGTVLVDANQNMGQIAAHLAMNKVIEKAKKVGVGIGVVRNSNHFGIAGYYARQALNAGLVGIALTNTRPLVVPTNATQAFLGSNAFAFGFPASPHPFMFDGATAAVAGGKIQVADKKGQELPGEWVVDKNRDVVKDPKEAEDILATAAFSAGPQKGGGLVTLGGNKEVNANYKGMGNSIVVELLTGILAQGSISADTVKGKHDFSQFLFAFDPAFFGDPETLKKDATAMLNRIRGLKHVPGKQTWVPGDREYRYLKENQQNGVAVDDKTYEEITAIGKELSIEVPQSI from the coding sequence ATGCGTGTAAAGGCAACGGTTGAACGAACATACTTAGAAGCGGTTTTTGACAAGTTAGGCTTTTCAAAGCAAGATAGTCACTTACTTGCCGACACATTAGTTGATGCTGACCTTCGTGGAATTTCCTCCCACGGGATTCAGCGGTTAGCCTGGTACCGGCGGATGATCAAGGACGGGACAATTATCCCAACAAAGCAACCTAAGGTACTCCGGGAATTACCGGGTACTGTCCTTGTTGATGCTAACCAAAATATGGGCCAAATTGCGGCCCACCTGGCAATGAACAAGGTAATTGAGAAGGCCAAAAAGGTTGGTGTCGGCATTGGGGTCGTCCGCAATTCAAATCACTTTGGGATTGCCGGCTACTATGCTCGTCAGGCGTTGAATGCTGGATTAGTTGGGATTGCGCTCACCAATACTCGTCCCCTGGTAGTCCCGACCAACGCGACCCAAGCCTTTTTGGGTTCTAACGCCTTTGCCTTTGGTTTCCCCGCTAGTCCCCACCCGTTCATGTTTGATGGGGCCACGGCTGCCGTGGCAGGTGGTAAGATTCAGGTTGCTGACAAGAAGGGCCAGGAGTTGCCAGGTGAATGGGTCGTTGATAAGAACCGTGACGTTGTTAAGGACCCGAAGGAAGCCGAAGATATCCTAGCCACGGCAGCCTTTAGTGCGGGCCCACAAAAGGGTGGCGGCTTAGTCACCCTTGGTGGTAACAAGGAAGTTAATGCCAACTATAAGGGGATGGGTAACTCAATCGTCGTTGAACTGCTGACGGGAATTCTGGCTCAGGGTTCAATTTCGGCCGACACAGTCAAAGGCAAGCACGACTTCAGTCAATTCCTCTTTGCCTTTGACCCGGCCTTTTTCGGTGACCCGGAGACCCTGAAGAAAGACGCCACCGCAATGCTAAACCGGATTCGAGGACTGAAACACGTTCCTGGCAAGCAAACTTGGGTCCCAGGCGATCGGGAATACCGTTACTTGAAGGAAAACCAGCAAAACGGGGTGGCAGTCGACGATAAGACCTATGAAGAAATTACTGCAATCGGTAAAGAACTCAGTATTGAGGTCCCTCAATCGATCTAA